From a single Eremothecium sinecaudum strain ATCC 58844 chromosome III, complete sequence genomic region:
- the MSS2 gene encoding Mss2p (Syntenic homolog of Ashbya gossypii ADL282W; Syntenic homolog of Saccharomyces cerevisiae YDL107W (MSS2)): protein MISRKLSCIGRRFLSSAFKRPDINAIFPKKKFVNRLLFELDSRLSFGKLYPVYELLYRNLDKNADAVKIPRGIQPTDLMIMKKVLELTRYRSKSTNKHLLDLENEILYRAAELGDKNASSSLAFEQLRDISKSSLTDVEHSKKIIKALYQQNHPLTLKLTGELAMSNGDGKKAEECFLKFLDYEDETVLAGEVYGKLGELALRKPALAQAEAYFLRSIKYSPVEYSLRSYYYLGELYMNSEPLKARALLESAASQGLRESFKVLGYLELNYFNDYRKAKEWFRIGMDIHDFECLLGYTDCLLKLKDLGAAQKSIEKLTNLVAANPAYKKTYGNVINCIKDDLEVLHGNLEGLENIDTFIAGTSPKQKGRWDI from the coding sequence ATGATTAGTCGTAAGCTGAGTTGCATAGGTAGACGGTTTCTGTCATCTGCATTTAAAAGGCCGGACATTAATGCAATCTTtccaaagaagaagtttgTTAACCGATTACTGTTTGAGCTTGATAGTAGGCTGTCATTTGGTAAGCTTTATCCAGTATACGAACTACTTTACAGGAATCTCGATAAAAATGCTGATGCCGTAAAGATACCAAGGGGCATTCAGCCGACTGACTTGATGATTATGAAAAAAGTGCTCGAGTTAACAAGATATCGGTCAAAAAGTACCAACAAGCATCTTCTCGATTTGGAAAACGAGATACTTTATAGAGCAGCTGAGTTAGGAGATAAAAATGCTTCTTCATCACTAGCTTTTGAGCAATTAAGGGATATATCCAAGTCATCACTTACAGATGTGGAACattcaaagaaaataatCAAGGCTCTATACCAGCAGAATCATCCACTCACTTTAAAGCTTACGGGAGAACTAGCGATGAGCAATGGAGATGGTAAAAAAGCAGAAGAGTGCTTTCTTAAGTTTTTAGACTACGAAGATGAGACAGTATTGGCGGGGGAGGTTTATGGGAAGTTAGGAGAGCTTGCATTGCGGAAGCCAGCATTGGCACAGGCGGAAGCTTATTTTCTGAGATCTATTAAGTATTCTCCTGTAGAATACTCACTTCGGTCATACTACTACCTGGGGGAGCTCTACATGAATTCTGAGCCTCTTAAGGCGCGTGCATTACTGGAATCTGCTGCGAGCCAGGGTTTAAGAGAGTCATTTAAGGTTCTAGGATATCTAGAGCTTAACTACTTCAATGATTACCGCAAGGCTAAGGAATGGTTCAGAATTGGGATGGATATACATGACTTTGAGTGCCTGCTTGGATACACAGACTGTTTATTGAAATTGAAGGATCTAGGTGCTGCGCAAAAGTCCATAGAAAAGTTGACGAATCTGGTGGCTGCTAATCCAGCTTACAAGAAAACTTACGGTAATGTTATTAACTGTATTAAGGATGATCTAGAAGTTTTGCATGGCAATCTTGAAGGATTAGAGAATATAGATACTTTTATCGCTGGAACCAGCCCTAAACAGAAAGGTAGGTGGGATATATAA